The Roseovarius indicus genome has a segment encoding these proteins:
- a CDS encoding ABC transporter ATP-binding protein codes for MSDRVTPAVSFQGVTRRYGSVTAVRDANLDIAPGEFFALLGPSGSGKTTLLMLLAGFDQASEGQVLMSGTPISDVPPHRRRIGVVFQNYALFPHMTAAENVAYPLKMRGVPRAEREKRVNAALGIVTLADRGASYPSQLSGGQQQRVALARALVFGPDVLLMDEPLGALDRRLRDQMQVELKRIQHELGVTVIYVTHDQSEAMAMADRIGIMSGGELLQVADPETIYAEPSNHFVARFIGECSILRVSTTEGGKGYEIAGACQELPAPSSQPFDIVVRPENVVVSPASKPVQEGEFGIPAKIREVTYLGAGWRVMLELSDGQTLMAGIPRGHQLAGSLTPDTNVLATWSPDSVAVLPTES; via the coding sequence ATGAGTGATCGAGTAACGCCTGCCGTTTCGTTCCAGGGCGTCACCCGGCGCTATGGGAGCGTCACGGCCGTCCGGGATGCAAATCTTGATATCGCCCCCGGCGAGTTCTTTGCACTCCTCGGCCCCAGCGGTTCGGGAAAGACGACGCTTCTGATGCTGCTTGCAGGGTTCGATCAGGCCAGTGAGGGGCAAGTCCTGATGTCGGGTACGCCGATTTCGGATGTGCCGCCGCATCGGCGCCGGATCGGAGTCGTTTTCCAGAACTATGCGTTGTTCCCGCACATGACGGCGGCGGAAAACGTGGCCTACCCTTTGAAGATGCGCGGCGTGCCACGTGCCGAGCGGGAGAAGCGCGTCAATGCCGCCCTTGGGATCGTGACGCTTGCCGACCGTGGTGCGTCTTATCCCTCGCAGCTTTCGGGCGGCCAGCAGCAGCGCGTTGCGCTGGCACGGGCGCTGGTGTTCGGGCCTGATGTGCTGTTGATGGACGAACCGCTTGGCGCCCTGGATCGTCGGCTTCGTGACCAGATGCAGGTTGAGCTCAAGCGTATCCAGCATGAACTGGGCGTCACGGTCATCTATGTCACTCACGACCAGTCCGAAGCCATGGCAATGGCGGACCGGATCGGAATCATGTCGGGGGGCGAACTGCTGCAGGTCGCCGACCCCGAAACGATTTACGCGGAGCCGTCCAATCACTTTGTCGCACGGTTCATCGGCGAGTGTTCCATCCTGCGCGTGTCAACCACTGAAGGCGGCAAGGGCTATGAGATCGCCGGTGCCTGCCAAGAGCTGCCGGCGCCTTCGTCGCAGCCCTTCGATATTGTCGTAAGGCCGGAAAATGTCGTCGTCAGCCCGGCTTCCAAGCCCGTGCAGGAGGGGGAGTTCGGCATTCCCGCCAAGATCCGCGAGGTCACCTATTTGGGGGCCGGTTGGCGCGTGATGCTCGAGCTTTCGGACGGCCAGACGCTCATGGCCGGCATTCCACGCGGTCACCAGTTGGCCGGCAGCCTGACGCCCGACACGAATGTCCTCGCGACATGGAGCCCCGACTCCGTCGCCGTTCTGCCGACGGAATCCTGA